A portion of the Plodia interpunctella isolate USDA-ARS_2022_Savannah chromosome 4, ilPloInte3.2, whole genome shotgun sequence genome contains these proteins:
- the LOC128669561 gene encoding uncharacterized protein LOC128669561 → MNLSQRCQLLAIFVASIDFFHFSFAEIHHRDNAKNNDKEALSGDFQMFLRDMESRVFKEPPKIRKGPIKYPTYTTHSPNVTKNINMFHSQKAALRDVLMLKLVSYYEDKYKLANQETTAVTTTSTTTSSTTTTTKPSTKIGTIKPRFLYDSAIARDVLNDIEDRISAEVVVI, encoded by the exons ATGAATCTCTCGCAGAGATGCCAGTTGCTAGCTATTTTTGTAGCCTCAATtgattttttccatttttcatTTGCTGAG ATTCATCACAGAGACAACGCCAAAAACAATGACAAAGAAGCCTTATCTGGAGATTTCCAGATGTTTCTCAGGGATATGGAATCGAGAGTATTTAAGGAGCCACCCAAAATTAGAAAAGGTCCCATAAAATACCCGACGTATACGACGCATAGTCCGAATGTGACCAAGAATATT aacaTGTTTCACTCTCAAAAGGCAGCTTTAAGAGATGTGCTAATGTTGAAGCTCGTTTCCTATTACGAGGATAAATACAAACTGGCGAATCAGGAGACTACTGCTGTAACTACCACGAGCACTACAACTTCATCAACAACGACAACAACAAAGCCATCAACTAAGATCGGAACAATAAAACCACGCTTTTTATATGACAGTGCTATCGCACGCGATGTACTAAATGAT ATAGAAGACAGGATATCCGCAGAGGTAGTAGTTATATGA